A single Ignavibacteriales bacterium DNA region contains:
- a CDS encoding PIG-L family deacetylase, translated as MSRTGRVLYVAAHPDDENTAVLAYCANKLGFETAYLSLTRGDGGQNIIGDEQGIDLGIIRTQELLAARRTDGARQFFTRAYDFGYSKSPAETFTLWNKDSVLSDVVFVIRHFRPDVIITRFPSTGEGGHGHHTASALLAEEAFRLAGRSDIYPEQLQFAAPWQPKRLLWNGWGPVFKSRGINPDTLSTIDIGEFYTPAGMSFNEIAAISRTMHKSQGFGSSPQRGEQIQHFLHLDGEYTKQDIFSGINSGWSRYGFSEEIDNLFAKAIREYDYTAPEKSLPLLAEIYNRVLSQKNSEAASDKISELRNLIIAMSGVWIESVSSKDRYTRGDTVSVKTTVINRKGIPFQILSVNDIPVNKTAGSNKPEVTEHKLIVPQNARLSNPFWTDEPMQGNLFTISNQKKRILPETDNYLFSQITVDLAGTIFTADIPIFYRKNDPVEGETWRAPAVLPVVSLIPEEELYIANNTEEKEIRVTLRANKSSLSGRLTLRLPEGWLSTPVDYSVDNLIEGEERIFTFTVRQNKGNSSGSVGFLFTSGDITADRSYYEINYPHIPLQIVQPPAETKILFTGITRQKQQIGYIEGAGDKVAEVLESAGYQVTSLQEKDITPDQLLSYESIVTGVRFFNTRKNAAHLLETLLAYVKQGGTLVVQYNTSGELKLPYPGPFPFKISRDRVTDENAPVTVTDKTSPLLSYPDTITSEDFTGWVQERGLYFPSELSAEYKTVLSMSDKGETAKETSLIWTRYGKGIFIYTGLSFFRQLPAGVPGALRLFVNLIEQK; from the coding sequence GTGAGCCGGACTGGCAGAGTGCTTTATGTGGCAGCTCATCCGGATGATGAAAATACTGCAGTCCTTGCCTACTGCGCCAATAAACTTGGTTTTGAAACAGCTTACCTCTCCCTTACCCGGGGTGACGGGGGGCAGAATATCATCGGGGATGAGCAGGGTATTGATCTGGGTATCATCCGTACTCAGGAGCTGCTGGCCGCCCGCCGCACCGATGGCGCCCGGCAGTTCTTCACCCGGGCGTATGACTTCGGTTACTCGAAATCACCCGCTGAGACTTTCACCCTCTGGAATAAAGACTCCGTTCTTTCTGATGTGGTTTTTGTTATCCGTCATTTCAGGCCTGATGTTATCATCACCCGTTTCCCTTCCACGGGCGAGGGGGGGCACGGTCATCATACTGCATCTGCCCTGCTTGCTGAAGAAGCTTTCCGTCTGGCAGGAAGGAGTGATATATATCCCGAGCAGCTACAATTTGCTGCCCCCTGGCAGCCAAAGCGCCTGCTCTGGAACGGCTGGGGTCCGGTTTTTAAGAGCAGAGGGATCAATCCCGATACACTCTCAACAATTGATATCGGAGAGTTTTACACACCGGCGGGAATGTCATTCAACGAAATTGCCGCCATCAGCCGGACTATGCACAAGAGCCAGGGTTTCGGTTCCTCTCCGCAGCGTGGAGAACAGATTCAGCACTTCCTGCATCTGGATGGTGAATACACAAAGCAGGATATCTTCAGCGGTATCAACAGCGGATGGAGCAGATATGGATTTTCTGAAGAGATAGATAATCTGTTTGCAAAAGCAATCCGGGAGTATGACTATACTGCTCCTGAAAAATCTCTCCCCCTGCTGGCTGAGATATATAATAGAGTACTTTCTCAGAAAAATTCGGAAGCAGCGTCAGATAAAATTTCAGAACTCCGGAATCTTATCATTGCAATGAGCGGAGTCTGGATTGAGTCCGTTTCATCCAAAGACCGTTATACAAGGGGTGATACGGTTTCAGTAAAAACAACAGTTATTAACCGGAAAGGGATACCGTTTCAGATTCTTTCCGTTAATGATATTCCGGTCAATAAAACTGCCGGCAGCAACAAACCGGAGGTTACTGAACACAAACTGATTGTTCCGCAGAATGCACGCCTTTCAAATCCGTTCTGGACTGATGAGCCGATGCAGGGTAATCTCTTTACTATTTCTAATCAGAAGAAACGGATACTGCCGGAAACTGATAACTATCTCTTTTCTCAGATTACCGTTGATCTGGCCGGAACTATATTCACTGCGGATATCCCTATCTTCTACCGGAAGAATGATCCGGTTGAAGGAGAGACCTGGCGCGCTCCGGCTGTGCTTCCGGTTGTATCACTGATTCCTGAAGAAGAATTATATATAGCTAATAATACTGAAGAGAAAGAGATTCGTGTAACACTCCGGGCTAACAAGTCTTCCTTATCCGGCAGACTCACTCTCCGGCTGCCTGAAGGTTGGTTATCAACACCTGTTGATTACTCTGTGGATAATCTTATAGAAGGGGAAGAACGGATTTTTACCTTTACTGTAAGGCAGAATAAGGGTAACTCTTCCGGCTCAGTGGGATTCTTATTTACCTCTGGTGATATTACAGCAGACAGATCATACTACGAAATTAATTACCCTCACATACCGCTGCAGATTGTTCAGCCCCCAGCAGAAACAAAGATTCTGTTTACCGGAATTACCCGGCAGAAACAGCAGATCGGATATATTGAGGGTGCCGGAGACAAAGTTGCTGAGGTGCTGGAGTCAGCAGGATATCAGGTAACTTCCCTTCAGGAAAAAGATATAACTCCGGATCAGCTTTTGTCTTACGAGAGCATCGTAACCGGAGTCAGGTTTTTTAATACCAGGAAGAACGCAGCGCATCTTCTGGAAACTCTGCTTGCTTATGTAAAGCAGGGGGGAACGCTGGTTGTGCAGTATAACACCTCGGGTGAACTGAAACTGCCGTATCCCGGACCGTTTCCCTTTAAGATCTCCCGTGACCGGGTGACCGATGAGAATGCTCCGGTAACGGTGACGGATAAAACCAGTCCACTGCTGAGCTATCCTGATACCATAACCTCTGAAGACTTCACCGGCTGGGTGCAGGAGCGGGGGCTCTACTTCCCGTCAGAACTCTCAGCAGAATATAAGACCGTACTGAGCATGAGTGATAAAGGCGAGACCGCTAAGGAAACTTCCCTGATCTGGACCCGCTACGGAAAAGGAATATTCATCTACACGGGACTCTCCTTCTTCCGTCAGCTGCCGGCTGGAGTTCCCGGTGCTCTGCGGCTCTTTGTGAACCTGATAGAGCAGAAGTAA
- a CDS encoding N-6 DNA methylase — MILLQSPTSFADIMGIEYSKTVNQQHKKAHGQFFTPIEIAELMGRLISYNKETCSILDPGCGTGILSCALIENLVYTNKSLKQISLTVYETDTEILPYLRKTIEYLTNWLSDLNIEFSFFTKTSDFILDNAHYFSTSDELFTEHTDWFDIVISNPPYFKLPINDKRAIASKVIVSGHPNIYAMFMALSAKMLKEGGQLVLITPRSYASGGYFKLFRKYFFNLISIEKVHLFVSRKETFNRDKVLQETVIIQGIKAEPKNKLKVEIRSSVGINDIREPFVKTFDREEILNLKSDDKILYLPTTDNDEAILKIFKRWNGTLTKYNIGISTGPVVAFRAWKYIHEVYENGKTLLAPLLWLHNIKKMEVLWPDHKPERGQFIRVENQSKSLLVPNKNYIFLRRFSAKDDKNRLIAAPHFSDNLDTEFIGIENKVNYIYKKIGYFEKSEIIGICALLNSKLFDQYFRMFNGNVNVSATELREIPFPPLEDIRELGDSLILSKDFSEANINNTVSRFTEYQEAPA; from the coding sequence ATGATACTTTTACAGTCACCAACAAGTTTTGCAGACATAATGGGTATTGAATACTCAAAAACTGTGAATCAGCAGCATAAGAAAGCTCACGGTCAGTTTTTTACTCCTATTGAGATAGCAGAATTAATGGGACGGCTGATATCTTATAATAAGGAAACTTGTTCAATTCTTGATCCAGGTTGTGGCACTGGAATATTGTCTTGTGCATTAATAGAAAATTTAGTTTACACTAATAAGTCATTAAAACAAATTTCTCTAACTGTATATGAGACAGATACTGAAATTCTCCCTTATTTAAGAAAAACAATTGAGTATTTAACTAACTGGCTCTCTGATTTAAATATTGAGTTTTCTTTTTTCACAAAAACGAGTGATTTTATTCTGGATAATGCACACTATTTCAGTACGAGCGATGAACTATTCACAGAACATACTGATTGGTTTGATATTGTAATTTCTAATCCACCTTATTTCAAACTTCCTATTAACGATAAAAGAGCTATTGCATCAAAAGTTATCGTCAGCGGTCACCCTAATATATATGCAATGTTTATGGCCCTTTCAGCTAAAATGCTAAAAGAAGGCGGTCAGTTGGTTCTAATTACTCCACGAAGTTATGCTTCCGGAGGATATTTTAAATTATTCAGAAAATATTTCTTTAATCTTATTTCTATTGAGAAAGTACATCTTTTTGTTTCGCGCAAAGAAACCTTTAACAGAGATAAAGTCTTACAGGAAACCGTTATAATTCAAGGCATAAAAGCCGAACCAAAAAATAAATTAAAGGTTGAAATCAGATCATCTGTTGGTATAAACGATATCCGGGAACCTTTTGTTAAAACGTTTGACCGTGAGGAAATACTAAATTTAAAATCGGACGACAAAATTCTTTATCTGCCAACTACTGATAATGACGAAGCAATATTGAAGATATTCAAGAGATGGAACGGAACACTTACTAAATATAATATTGGAATTTCAACAGGTCCGGTTGTTGCTTTCCGCGCATGGAAATATATTCACGAGGTTTATGAAAATGGTAAAACTTTGCTAGCACCTCTTTTATGGCTTCATAATATAAAAAAAATGGAAGTATTGTGGCCAGATCATAAACCTGAACGGGGTCAATTTATACGAGTTGAAAATCAGTCAAAATCTTTACTAGTACCAAACAAGAATTATATATTTCTGAGAAGATTCAGTGCAAAAGATGACAAGAATAGATTAATTGCCGCACCTCACTTTAGCGATAATCTTGACACAGAATTTATTGGAATTGAAAACAAGGTTAACTATATCTACAAGAAGATTGGGTATTTTGAAAAATCTGAAATTATAGGAATTTGTGCCCTTTTAAACAGCAAGCTTTTTGACCAATATTTCAGAATGTTCAATGGTAATGTAAACGTAAGCGCAACAGAACTTAGAGAAATTCCGTTTCCTCCTCTTGAGGACATTAGAGAACTTGGTGATTCTCTTATTCTTTCAAAAGATTTTTCAGAAGCAAATATTAACAATACCGTAAGTAGATTTACCGAATATCAAGAAGCCCCTGCATGA
- a CDS encoding restriction endonuclease has translation MKKIDEAKQILRELGLPEEQQNEISALTLLALCRIKPKSKWNTATRSSLKITKGIMAFVSEVYGRNYAPNTRETFRRQVMHQFVQAKIADYNPDNPGLAVNSPKAHYAISEAALRAIKSFGTPLWKQNITEFVKQSGKLKSRYSSRRELSLIPVTLSNGKKLKLSPGKHNEVQAAVIHFFASRFAKGGKVLYLGDTANKDLYLDKSFLTKLKIPIDKHSKLPDIIIYSEKQDWLYLIEAVTSHGPVSPKRIVELEELLIENKSGKIYITAFPSMEEFRKHSMNIAWETEVWIMDIPDHLIHFNGDKFLGPRKNTYKTE, from the coding sequence ATGAAAAAAATTGACGAAGCAAAACAAATTTTGAGAGAATTAGGCCTGCCTGAGGAACAGCAGAATGAAATTTCAGCACTTACTTTGTTAGCTTTGTGCCGAATAAAACCTAAATCTAAGTGGAATACCGCTACACGAAGCAGTCTGAAAATTACAAAAGGAATAATGGCTTTTGTTTCTGAAGTGTATGGTAGAAACTATGCCCCAAACACACGCGAAACGTTCAGAAGGCAGGTTATGCATCAGTTCGTGCAGGCGAAAATTGCTGATTACAACCCGGACAATCCTGGCCTTGCAGTAAACAGCCCGAAGGCTCATTATGCCATTAGTGAGGCAGCATTAAGGGCGATAAAGAGTTTTGGGACGCCTCTCTGGAAACAGAACATCACCGAGTTTGTTAAACAATCAGGCAAATTAAAAAGTAGATATTCAAGTCGCAGAGAATTATCGTTAATACCTGTAACTCTGAGCAATGGCAAAAAATTAAAATTATCTCCAGGTAAGCACAATGAAGTTCAAGCTGCCGTTATCCACTTTTTTGCTTCCAGATTTGCAAAAGGAGGGAAAGTACTTTATCTTGGTGATACAGCAAACAAAGATCTATATTTAGACAAGTCATTTTTAACTAAACTAAAAATACCGATAGACAAACACAGTAAATTACCTGACATAATAATTTACAGCGAAAAACAAGATTGGCTCTATCTGATTGAAGCGGTTACTTCCCACGGACCTGTTTCCCCTAAGCGAATAGTTGAACTAGAGGAACTTTTAATAGAAAATAAGTCAGGGAAAATTTATATTACCGCTTTTCCCTCTATGGAAGAATTCAGGAAACATTCCATGAATATTGCCTGGGAAACCGAGGTTTGGATTATGGATATTCCCGACCACTTAATCCACTTTAATGGGGACAAATTTCTTGGACCTAGAAAAAATACGTATAAAACAGAATAA
- a CDS encoding nucleotidyltransferase domain-containing protein has protein sequence MLLREKDKQTLESIFKEITGDFEVWAYGSRVNGTAHEGSDLDLVIKRNDSQPVPYEVMDQLRENLTESNIPILVEIRDWVRIPESFRKNILDKYEVLYRSGKL, from the coding sequence ATGCTGCTTCGTGAAAAAGATAAACAGACTCTTGAATCAATCTTTAAAGAGATTACAGGAGATTTTGAAGTCTGGGCTTACGGCAGCCGCGTTAACGGAACTGCTCACGAAGGGAGCGATCTTGATCTGGTAATTAAAAGGAATGATTCTCAGCCGGTTCCCTATGAGGTTATGGATCAGTTGAGAGAAAATTTAACTGAAAGCAATATTCCAATACTGGTGGAAATACGCGACTGGGTAAGAATACCAGAAAGTTTCAGGAAGAATATCCTTGATAAATATGAGGTGCTTTACAGAAGCGGGAAATTATAA